Proteins co-encoded in one Nyctibius grandis isolate bNycGra1 chromosome 14, bNycGra1.pri, whole genome shotgun sequence genomic window:
- the BRI3BP gene encoding BRI3-binding protein has translation MATGRLPGLVLLALLLGATAGPGAWAARSRGAEKQNSLRRAASGLYQGVSGLFGEDNVRALQKFFSRLTERFVNGVDILMDTFWRIWTDLLDVLGIDASNLTHYFSPAAIVNNPTHALLLIGAILLAYWFLSLFLGFFFYLLHVLFGRLFWIARVALFTLSCVYILQKYEGDPEHAVLPLCFVVAVYFMTGPVGFYWRRNRNSSLEEKMDHLDSQIRLLNIRLSRVIENLDRGSEQ, from the exons ATGGCGAcggggcggctgccggggcTGGTGCTGCTCGCCCTGCTGCTGGGCGCCacggcggggcccggggccTGGGCAGCGCGGAGCCGCGGCGCCGAGAAGCAAAACAGCCTCCGCCGCGCTGCCAGTGGTCTCTACCAGGGTGTCAGCGGCCTCTTCGGTGAGGACAACGTGCGGGCCCTGCAGAAG tttttctcaAGGTTGACAGAGAGGTTTGTGAATGGGGTGGATATATTAATGGACACATTCTGGAGAATATGGACTGATTTGTTAGATGTTCTTGGAATTGATG ccTCCAACTTGACTCATTATTTCAGCCCGGCAGCAATTGTCAACAACCCGACCCATGCCCTTCTGCTGATTGGTGCCATTTTACTTGCCTATTGGTTTTTGTCTCTCTTCCTTGGATTCTTCTTCTATCTCCTGCACGTGCTGTTTGGTCGCCTGTTCTGGATTGCGAGGGTTGCCCTTTTCACTCTCTCCTGCGTGTACATCCTCCAGAAGTATGAAGGTGACCCAGAACACGCAGTCCTGCCTCTATGCTTTGTTGTAGCAGTCTACTTCATGACGGGGCCAGTTGGCTTTTactggagaagaaacaggaacagcagccttgaggagaagATGGACCACCTCGATAGTCAGATCAGACTTCTGAACATACGTCTTTCTAGGGTGATTGAAAACCTGGACAGAGGCAGTGAGCAATGA